In Streptomyces canus, one DNA window encodes the following:
- the rpoZ gene encoding DNA-directed RNA polymerase subunit omega, producing the protein MSSSISAPEGIINPPIDELLEATDSKYSLVIYAAKRARQINAYYSQLGEGLLEYVGPLVDTHVHEKPLSIALREINAGLLTSEAVEGPAQ; encoded by the coding sequence GTGTCCTCTTCCATCTCCGCGCCCGAGGGCATCATCAACCCGCCGATCGACGAGCTCCTCGAGGCCACGGACTCGAAGTACAGCCTCGTGATCTACGCGGCCAAGCGGGCCCGCCAGATCAACGCGTACTACTCGCAGCTCGGTGAGGGCCTGCTTGAGTACGTCGGTCCGCTGGTGGACACCCATGTCCACGAGAAGCCGCTCTCGATCGCCCTGCGCGAGATCAACGCGGGTCTGCTGACGTCCGAGGCCGTCGAGGGCCCGGCGCAGTAG
- the gmk gene encoding guanylate kinase, translating to MSERPRLTVLSGPSGVGKSTVVAHMRKEHPEVWLSVSATTRKPRPGEKHGVQYFFVTDEEMDKLIANGELLEWAEFAGNRYGTPRAAVLERLEAGEPVLLEIDLQGARQVRESMTDAQLVFLAPPSWEELVRRLTGRGTEPPEVIERRLEAAKVELAAEPEFDVNLVNTSVEDVARELLALMDVV from the coding sequence ATGAGTGAACGTCCGCGGCTGACCGTGCTCTCCGGCCCCTCAGGGGTCGGCAAGAGCACGGTCGTCGCCCATATGCGCAAGGAACACCCCGAGGTCTGGCTCTCGGTGTCGGCGACGACCCGCAAGCCTCGCCCCGGCGAAAAGCACGGTGTCCAGTACTTCTTCGTCACCGACGAGGAGATGGACAAGCTGATCGCCAACGGTGAGCTGCTGGAGTGGGCGGAGTTCGCCGGCAACCGCTACGGCACGCCGCGTGCGGCCGTGCTGGAGCGGCTGGAGGCGGGTGAGCCCGTCCTGCTGGAGATCGACCTCCAGGGCGCCCGGCAGGTCCGTGAGTCCATGACGGACGCCCAGTTGGTGTTCCTGGCTCCTCCCTCCTGGGAGGAGCTGGTGCGCAGACTCACCGGACGTGGCACCGAGCCGCCCGAGGTGATCGAACGCCGCCTGGAGGCGGCGAAGGTCGAACTGGCGGCTGAACCCGAGTTCGATGTGAACTTGGTCAACACCTCCGTCGAGGACGTGGCGCGCGAGCTGCTAGCCTTGATGGATGTGGTGTGA
- the carB gene encoding carbamoyl-phosphate synthase large subunit → MPKRTDIQSVLVIGSGPIVIGQAAEFDYSGTQACRVLKAEGLRVILVNSNPATIMTDPEIADATYVEPITPEFVEKIIAKERPDALLPTLGGQTALNTAISLHDAGTLDKYGVELIGANVEAINKGEDRDLFKDVVEEVRKKIGHGESARSVICHSMDDVLQGVETLGGYPVVVRPSFTMGGAGSGFAHNEEELRRIAGQGLTLSPTTEVLLEESILGWKEYELELMRDKHDNVVVVCSIENFDPMGVHTGDSITVAPAMTLTDREYQVLRDVGIAIIREVGVDTGGCNIQFAVDPEDGRVIVIEMNPRVSRSSALASKATGFPIAKIAAKLAVGYTLDEIPNDITEQTPASFEPTLDYVVVKAPRFAFEKFPSADSTLTTTMKSVGEAMAIGRNFTEAFQKALRSLEKKGSQFTFVDEPGDKTALLEESVRPTDGRVNTVMQAIRAGATPEEVFAYTKIDPWFVDQLFLIKETADELASAERLDADLLAEAKRHGFSDQQIGEIRGLREDVVREVRHALGVRPVYKTVDTCAAEFAARTPYFYSSYDEESEVAPRTKPAVIILGSGPNRIGQGIEFDYSCVHASFALSDAGYETVMVNCNPETVSTDYDTSDRLYFEPLTLEDVLEIVHAEQQAGPVAGVIVQLGGQTPLGLAQALKDNGVPVVGTPPEAIHAAEDRGAFGRVLAEAGLPAPKHGTATTFAGAKAIADEIGYPVLVRPSYVLGGRGMEIVYDETRLEAYIAESTEISPSRPVLVDRFLDDAIEIDVDALYDGQELYLGGVMEHIEEAGIHSGDSACALPPITLGGFDIKRLRASTEAIARGVGVRGLINIQFAMAGDILYVLEANPRASRTVPFTSKATAVPLAKAAARISLGATVAELRAEGLLPANGDGGELPLDAPISVKEAVMPWSRFRDIHGRGVDTVLGPEMRSTGEVMGIDSVFGTAYAKSQAGAYGPLPTKGRAFISVANRDKRSMIFPARELVAHGFELLATSGTAEVLKRNGINATVVRKQSEGTGPNGEKTIVQLIHDGEVDLIVNTPYGTGGRLDGYEIRTAAVARSVPCLTTVQALAAAVQGIDALNHGDVGVRSLQEHAEHLTAARD, encoded by the coding sequence GTGCCTAAGCGCACCGATATCCAGTCCGTCCTGGTCATCGGCTCCGGCCCGATCGTCATCGGCCAGGCCGCCGAGTTCGACTACTCCGGCACGCAGGCGTGCCGGGTCCTGAAGGCCGAGGGTCTCAGGGTGATCCTGGTCAACTCCAACCCGGCGACGATCATGACCGACCCGGAGATCGCCGACGCCACCTACGTCGAGCCGATCACCCCGGAGTTCGTCGAGAAGATCATCGCCAAGGAGCGCCCCGACGCCCTGCTGCCCACCCTGGGCGGCCAGACGGCCCTCAACACGGCGATCTCGCTGCATGACGCCGGGACCCTCGACAAGTACGGCGTCGAGCTGATCGGCGCCAACGTCGAGGCGATCAACAAGGGCGAGGACCGCGACCTGTTCAAGGACGTCGTGGAGGAGGTCCGCAAGAAGATCGGGCACGGCGAGTCCGCTCGCTCGGTCATCTGCCACTCCATGGACGACGTCCTGCAGGGCGTCGAGACGCTCGGCGGCTACCCCGTCGTCGTCCGCCCGTCCTTCACCATGGGCGGCGCCGGCTCCGGCTTCGCGCACAACGAGGAGGAACTGCGCCGCATCGCCGGACAGGGCCTCACGCTCTCGCCGACCACCGAGGTGCTCCTGGAGGAGTCCATCCTCGGCTGGAAGGAGTACGAACTGGAGCTGATGCGCGACAAGCACGACAACGTCGTGGTCGTCTGCTCCATCGAGAACTTCGACCCCATGGGCGTGCACACCGGCGACTCGATCACCGTCGCCCCCGCGATGACGCTGACCGACCGCGAGTACCAGGTGCTGCGTGACGTCGGCATCGCGATCATCCGCGAGGTCGGCGTCGACACCGGCGGCTGCAACATCCAGTTCGCGGTGGACCCCGAGGACGGCCGCGTCATCGTCATCGAGATGAACCCGCGCGTGTCCCGCTCCTCGGCGCTCGCGTCCAAGGCGACCGGCTTCCCGATCGCCAAGATCGCCGCGAAGCTCGCCGTCGGCTACACGCTGGACGAGATCCCGAACGACATCACCGAGCAGACCCCGGCCTCCTTCGAGCCGACGCTCGACTACGTGGTGGTCAAGGCCCCCCGGTTCGCCTTCGAGAAGTTCCCGTCCGCGGATTCGACGCTGACGACCACCATGAAGTCGGTCGGCGAGGCCATGGCGATCGGCCGCAACTTCACCGAGGCCTTCCAGAAGGCCCTTCGCTCGCTGGAGAAGAAGGGCAGCCAGTTCACCTTCGTCGACGAGCCCGGCGACAAGACCGCCCTCCTGGAGGAGTCGGTACGGCCCACCGACGGCCGGGTCAACACCGTCATGCAGGCCATCCGCGCGGGTGCCACGCCGGAGGAGGTCTTCGCGTACACGAAGATCGACCCCTGGTTCGTCGACCAGCTCTTCCTGATCAAGGAGACCGCGGACGAGCTGGCCTCCGCTGAGCGTCTGGACGCCGATCTCCTCGCCGAGGCCAAGCGGCACGGCTTCTCCGACCAGCAGATCGGCGAGATCCGGGGCCTGCGCGAGGACGTGGTGCGCGAGGTGCGGCACGCGCTGGGCGTGCGCCCGGTCTACAAGACCGTCGACACCTGCGCCGCCGAGTTCGCCGCCAGGACGCCGTACTTCTACTCCTCCTACGACGAGGAGAGCGAGGTCGCGCCCCGGACCAAGCCCGCGGTGATCATCCTGGGCTCCGGTCCGAACCGCATCGGCCAGGGCATCGAGTTCGACTACTCCTGCGTGCACGCCTCCTTCGCGCTGTCCGACGCCGGGTACGAGACGGTGATGGTCAACTGCAACCCCGAGACCGTCTCCACCGACTACGACACCTCCGACCGGCTGTACTTCGAGCCGCTCACGCTCGAGGACGTCCTGGAGATCGTCCACGCGGAGCAGCAGGCCGGTCCGGTCGCGGGCGTGATCGTGCAGCTCGGCGGGCAGACCCCGCTGGGTCTGGCGCAGGCGCTCAAGGACAACGGCGTGCCGGTCGTGGGCACCCCGCCCGAGGCGATCCACGCCGCCGAGGACCGCGGTGCCTTCGGCCGTGTCCTCGCCGAGGCGGGCCTGCCGGCCCCCAAGCACGGCACCGCCACCACCTTCGCCGGCGCCAAGGCCATCGCGGACGAGATCGGCTACCCGGTCCTCGTACGGCCCTCCTACGTCCTCGGCGGCCGCGGCATGGAGATCGTCTACGACGAGACCCGCCTCGAGGCCTACATCGCCGAGTCCACCGAGATCAGCCCTTCGCGCCCGGTCCTGGTCGACCGCTTCCTCGACGACGCCATCGAGATCGACGTCGACGCCCTCTACGACGGCCAGGAGCTCTACCTGGGCGGCGTGATGGAGCACATCGAGGAGGCCGGCATCCACTCGGGCGACTCGGCGTGCGCACTGCCGCCGATCACGCTGGGCGGCTTCGACATCAAGCGTCTGCGGGCCTCCACGGAGGCCATCGCGCGCGGGGTGGGCGTCCGGGGCCTGATCAACATCCAGTTCGCCATGGCCGGTGACATCCTCTACGTCCTTGAGGCCAACCCGCGCGCGTCCCGCACCGTCCCCTTCACCTCGAAGGCGACCGCCGTGCCGCTCGCCAAGGCCGCCGCCCGGATCTCGCTGGGCGCGACCGTCGCCGAACTGCGAGCCGAGGGCCTGCTTCCGGCCAACGGCGACGGCGGCGAACTCCCGCTGGACGCGCCGATCTCCGTCAAGGAGGCGGTCATGCCGTGGTCGCGCTTCCGCGACATCCACGGCCGCGGCGTCGACACGGTCCTCGGCCCGGAGATGCGTTCCACCGGCGAGGTCATGGGCATCGACTCCGTCTTCGGCACGGCGTACGCCAAGTCGCAGGCCGGCGCCTACGGACCGCTGCCGACCAAGGGGCGTGCGTTCATCTCGGTCGCCAACCGTGACAAGCGCTCGATGATCTTCCCGGCGCGCGAGCTGGTCGCCCACGGCTTCGAACTGCTCGCCACCTCCGGCACCGCCGAGGTCCTCAAGCGCAACGGCATCAACGCCACCGTCGTGCGCAAGCAGTCCGAGGGCACCGGCCCGAACGGCGAGAAGACCATCGTCCAGCTCATCCACGACGGCGAGGTCGACCTCATCGTCAACACCCCGTACGGCACCGGCGGCCGCCTCGACGGCTACGAGATCCGTACGGCGGCCGTGGCGCGGTCGGTCCCGTGCCTCACGACGGTCCAGGCGCTCGCCGCCGCCGTCCAGGGCATCGACGCCCTCAACCACGGTGACGTGGGCGTCCGTTCGCTCCAGGAACACGCCGAACACCTGACCGCGGCCCGCGACTAG
- a CDS encoding integration host factor — translation MALPPLTPEQRAAALEKAAAARRERAEVKNRLKHSGASLHEVIKQGQENDVIGKMKVSALLESLPGVGKVRAKQIMERLGISESRRVRGLGSNQIASLEREFGSTGS, via the coding sequence GTGGCTCTTCCGCCCCTTACCCCTGAACAGCGCGCAGCCGCGCTCGAAAAGGCCGCCGCGGCTCGCCGGGAGCGGGCCGAGGTCAAGAATCGACTCAAGCACTCCGGCGCCTCCCTTCACGAGGTCATCAAGCAGGGCCAGGAGAACGACGTCATCGGCAAGATGAAGGTCTCCGCCCTGCTGGAGTCCCTGCCGGGCGTGGGCAAGGTCCGCGCCAAGCAGATCATGGAGCGACTCGGCATCTCCGAGAGCCGTCGTGTACGCGGCCTCGGCTCCAACCAGATCGCTTCGCTGGAGCGTGAGTTCGGCAGCACCGGTTCCTGA
- a CDS encoding quinone-dependent dihydroorotate dehydrogenase, with product MYKTFFNLVFKHLDPEQAHHLAFRWIRLAARVPVLRTFVAAALAPRHKELRTEAFGLRMHGPFGLAAGFDKNAVAIDGLTMLGFDHVEIGTVTGEAQPGNPGKRLFRLVQDRALINRMGFNNEGSLAVAARLASREPVFKTVVGVNIGKTKAVPEAEAIGDYVKSAERLAPYADYLVVNVSSPNTPGLRNLQAVDHLRPLLTAVREAADRRVASRRVPLLVKIAPDLADEDVDAVADLAVELGLDGIIATNTTIAREGLGLTSGPALVKETGGLSGAPLKARSLEVLRRLYARVGDRITLVGVGGVQDAEDAWQRILAGATLVQGYSAFIYEGPFWGRAIHKGLAARLRTSPYATLADAVGADVRKTTV from the coding sequence ATGTACAAGACCTTTTTCAATCTCGTCTTCAAGCACCTGGACCCCGAGCAGGCCCATCACCTGGCCTTCCGGTGGATCCGCCTCGCCGCCCGCGTTCCCGTGCTGCGCACCTTCGTCGCGGCCGCTCTCGCACCCCGCCACAAGGAGCTGCGCACCGAGGCCTTCGGGCTGCGCATGCACGGCCCCTTCGGACTGGCCGCAGGCTTCGACAAGAACGCGGTCGCGATCGACGGCTTGACGATGCTGGGCTTCGACCACGTCGAGATCGGCACGGTGACCGGGGAAGCCCAGCCGGGCAACCCCGGGAAGCGGCTTTTCCGCCTGGTGCAGGACCGCGCGCTCATCAACCGCATGGGCTTCAACAACGAGGGCTCGCTGGCCGTGGCGGCCCGCCTGGCCTCCCGTGAGCCGGTTTTCAAGACCGTGGTGGGCGTCAACATCGGCAAGACCAAGGCCGTCCCGGAGGCCGAGGCGATCGGCGACTACGTGAAGTCGGCGGAGCGGCTGGCGCCGTACGCCGACTACCTGGTCGTGAACGTGTCGTCGCCCAACACGCCCGGCCTGCGCAACCTCCAGGCGGTCGACCATCTGCGTCCGCTGCTGACCGCTGTCCGCGAGGCCGCCGACCGCAGGGTGGCCTCCCGTCGCGTCCCGCTCCTGGTGAAGATCGCGCCCGACCTCGCCGACGAGGACGTCGACGCGGTCGCCGACCTGGCCGTCGAGCTCGGTCTGGACGGCATCATCGCCACCAACACGACCATCGCGCGCGAGGGACTCGGCCTGACATCCGGACCCGCCCTGGTGAAGGAGACGGGCGGCCTGTCCGGGGCACCCCTCAAGGCGCGCTCCCTGGAGGTCCTGAGGCGCCTGTACGCGCGCGTGGGCGACCGGATCACCCTGGTGGGCGTCGGTGGCGTCCAGGACGCCGAGGACGCCTGGCAGCGCATCCTGGCGGGCGCCACGCTGGTCCAGGGCTACAGCGCGTTCATCTACGAGGGTCCCTTCTGGGGTCGGGCCATCCACAAGGGGCTCGCCGCGCGCCTGCGCACGAGCCCGTACGCCACTCTCGCCGACGCGGTCGGCGCCGACGTGAGGAAGACCACGGTATGA
- the carA gene encoding glutamine-hydrolyzing carbamoyl-phosphate synthase small subunit, whose product MTTSTRGASKAPAVLVLEDGRIFRGRSYGAVGETFGEAVFSTGMTGYQETLTDPSYDRQIVVATAPQIGNTGWNDEDDESSRIWVSGYVVRDPARVPSNWRAKRSLDDELVAQNIVGISGIDTRALTRHLRERGSMRAGIFSGEAIAAEPELVARVQAQPHMKGASLYEEVATKEAYVVPAVGEKKFTVAAIDLGIKGMTPHRMAERGIEVHVLPATATVEDVYAVAPDGVFFSNGPGDPATADGPVALMTAVLERRTPLFGICFGNQILGRALGFGTYKLKYGHRGINQPVQDRTTGKVEVTAHNHGFAVDAPLDKVSETRFGRVEVSHVCLNDNVVEGLQLLDQPAFSVQYHPEAAAGPHDAAYLFDRFTSLMNTVPMEGQRA is encoded by the coding sequence ATGACGACCTCCACAAGGGGGGCCTCGAAGGCTCCTGCGGTACTCGTCCTGGAGGACGGCCGGATCTTCCGCGGCCGTTCCTACGGGGCCGTGGGGGAGACCTTCGGCGAGGCCGTCTTCTCCACCGGCATGACCGGCTACCAGGAGACCCTGACCGACCCGTCGTACGACCGCCAGATCGTCGTCGCGACCGCCCCGCAGATCGGCAACACCGGCTGGAACGACGAGGACGACGAGTCGAGCCGCATCTGGGTCTCCGGCTACGTCGTGCGCGACCCCGCGCGCGTGCCGTCCAACTGGCGCGCCAAGCGCTCCCTGGACGACGAGCTGGTCGCGCAGAACATCGTCGGGATCTCCGGCATCGACACCCGCGCGCTCACCCGCCACCTGCGCGAGCGCGGCTCGATGCGCGCCGGGATCTTCTCCGGCGAGGCGATCGCCGCCGAGCCCGAGCTCGTCGCGCGCGTGCAGGCCCAGCCGCACATGAAGGGCGCCTCGCTCTACGAGGAGGTCGCCACCAAGGAGGCGTACGTCGTCCCCGCGGTCGGTGAGAAGAAGTTCACGGTCGCCGCGATCGACCTCGGCATCAAGGGCATGACCCCGCACCGCATGGCCGAGCGCGGCATCGAGGTGCACGTCCTGCCGGCCACGGCCACCGTGGAGGACGTCTACGCCGTCGCCCCCGACGGAGTGTTCTTCTCCAACGGGCCCGGCGACCCGGCCACCGCCGACGGACCGGTCGCGCTGATGACCGCCGTCCTGGAGCGCAGGACGCCGCTGTTCGGCATCTGCTTCGGCAACCAGATCCTCGGCCGCGCGCTCGGCTTCGGCACCTACAAGCTGAAGTACGGCCACCGGGGCATCAACCAGCCCGTGCAGGACCGGACCACCGGCAAGGTCGAGGTCACCGCGCACAACCACGGATTCGCCGTGGACGCGCCGCTCGACAAGGTCAGCGAGACCAGGTTCGGGCGCGTGGAGGTCTCGCACGTCTGCTTGAACGACAACGTCGTGGAGGGACTCCAGCTGCTCGACCAGCCGGCCTTCTCCGTCCAGTACCACCCCGAAGCGGCAGCGGGTCCGCACGACGCCGCCTACCTGTTCGACCGCTTCACGTCTTTGATGAACACAGTTCCGATGGAGGGCCAGCGTGCCTAA
- the pyrF gene encoding orotidine-5'-phosphate decarboxylase, whose product MTEPFGARLRRAMDERGPLCVGIDPHASLLTEWGLNDDVAGLERFSRTVVEALSDRVAVFKPQSAFFERFGSRGVAVLEKTVQEARAAGALVLMDAKRGDIGSTMAAYAEAFLRKDSPLFSDALTVSPYLGYGSLSPAVVLARESGAGLFVLALTSNPEGGEVQHAVRADGRNVGATMLAHLAAENTGEEPLGSFGAVVGATLGDLSSYDLDINGPLLAPGVGAQGATPADLPGVFGAAIRNVVPNVSRGVLRHGPDVSALRASAERFAGEIRAALPTG is encoded by the coding sequence ATGACCGAGCCCTTCGGCGCACGCCTGCGCCGAGCCATGGACGAGCGCGGCCCGCTGTGCGTGGGGATCGACCCGCACGCCTCACTGCTCACCGAGTGGGGCCTGAACGACGACGTGGCCGGTCTGGAGCGGTTCAGCCGCACGGTCGTGGAGGCGCTGTCCGACCGGGTCGCCGTGTTCAAGCCCCAGAGCGCGTTCTTCGAGCGCTTCGGCTCGCGCGGCGTCGCCGTACTGGAGAAGACCGTCCAGGAGGCCCGCGCTGCCGGCGCACTGGTCCTCATGGACGCCAAGCGCGGTGACATCGGCTCGACCATGGCCGCGTACGCCGAGGCCTTCCTGCGCAAGGACTCCCCGCTGTTCTCGGACGCCCTGACCGTGTCGCCGTACCTCGGTTACGGCTCGCTCTCGCCGGCCGTCGTGCTGGCGCGCGAGAGCGGCGCGGGCCTGTTCGTGCTCGCGCTGACGTCCAACCCGGAGGGCGGCGAGGTCCAGCACGCCGTCCGCGCGGACGGCCGGAACGTCGGCGCGACCATGCTGGCCCATCTGGCCGCCGAGAACACGGGGGAGGAGCCGCTGGGATCCTTCGGTGCCGTCGTCGGGGCCACGCTCGGCGATCTGTCGTCCTACGACCTGGACATCAACGGTCCGCTCCTCGCGCCCGGCGTCGGGGCCCAGGGGGCCACTCCGGCCGATCTCCCCGGGGTCTTCGGGGCGGCGATCCGCAATGTCGTCCCGAACGTCAGCCGGGGCGTGCTGCGGCACGGTCCCGACGTCAGTGCGCTGCGCGCGTCCGCCGAGCGGTTCGCCGGCGAGATCAGGGCCGCGCTGCCGACGGGTTGA
- a CDS encoding aspartate carbamoyltransferase catalytic subunit, with the protein MQRHLISAADLTRDDAVLILDTAEEMARVADRPIKKLPTLRGRTIVNLFFEDSTRTRISFEAAEKRLSADVINFTAKGSSVSKGESLKDTAQTLEAMGVDAVVIRHGASGAPYRLATSGWIDAAVINAGDGTHQHPTQALLDAFTMRRRLVGRDAGIGQDLAGKRITIVGDILHSRVARSNVDLLHILGAQVTLVAPPTLVPVGIETWPCEVAYDLDSTLAKSDAVMMLRVQRERMNAAFFPTEREYSRRYGLDGDRMARMPEHAIVMHPGPMVRGMEITAEVADSDRCTVVEQVANGVSIRMAVLYLLLGGNEPAVSHTRIEEK; encoded by the coding sequence ATGCAGCGTCATCTCATCTCGGCCGCCGACCTCACCCGCGACGACGCCGTCCTGATCCTCGACACCGCCGAGGAGATGGCCAGGGTCGCCGACCGGCCTATCAAGAAGCTGCCGACCCTGCGCGGCCGCACGATCGTCAATCTCTTCTTCGAGGACTCCACGCGCACGCGTATCTCCTTCGAAGCCGCCGAGAAGCGTCTCTCGGCGGACGTCATCAACTTCACCGCCAAGGGCTCCAGCGTGTCCAAGGGCGAGTCCCTCAAGGACACCGCACAGACCCTGGAGGCCATGGGTGTCGACGCCGTCGTCATCCGCCACGGCGCCTCGGGGGCGCCGTATCGCCTCGCCACCTCCGGCTGGATCGACGCGGCCGTCATCAACGCCGGTGACGGCACCCACCAGCACCCCACCCAGGCCCTGCTGGACGCGTTCACCATGCGCCGCCGGCTCGTCGGCCGGGACGCGGGAATCGGCCAGGACCTCGCCGGCAAGCGCATCACGATCGTCGGTGACATCCTGCACAGCCGGGTCGCCCGCTCCAACGTCGACCTGCTGCACATCCTCGGCGCCCAGGTCACCCTCGTCGCCCCGCCCACCCTGGTGCCGGTCGGCATCGAGACCTGGCCCTGCGAGGTGGCGTACGACCTCGACAGCACCCTCGCCAAGTCCGACGCGGTGATGATGCTGCGCGTGCAGCGCGAGCGGATGAACGCCGCCTTCTTCCCGACCGAGCGCGAGTACTCGCGGCGCTACGGCCTGGACGGCGACCGCATGGCGCGGATGCCGGAGCACGCCATCGTGATGCACCCCGGCCCGATGGTCCGCGGCATGGAGATCACCGCCGAGGTCGCCGACTCCGACCGCTGCACCGTCGTCGAGCAGGTCGCAAACGGAGTCTCCATCCGGATGGCCGTTCTGTATCTGCTTCTCGGTGGCAACGAACCCGCCGTCTCCCACACCCGTATCGAGGAGAAGTAA
- a CDS encoding PH-like domain-containing protein gives MTPATLLANGFATGLAAEKKSAEVTDWAARVGWLVGLALFVALVYWLMREGWKWRGTLQGDLPELPTAPDAPGPVRLGMSGRYHGSTTAGQWLDRIVAHGLGARSRVELTLTDAGLDVVRPGATDFFIPREALREAVLGKGIAGKVLTEGGLLVVTWAHGERLIDSGFRSDHAAEHTDWVDAINSMINKTETEGAR, from the coding sequence GTGACACCTGCAACTCTGCTCGCCAACGGATTCGCCACCGGCCTCGCCGCCGAGAAGAAGTCGGCCGAGGTCACCGACTGGGCCGCCCGCGTCGGCTGGCTCGTCGGCCTCGCCCTCTTCGTCGCGCTCGTCTACTGGCTGATGCGCGAGGGCTGGAAGTGGCGCGGCACGCTCCAGGGCGATCTGCCCGAGCTCCCCACCGCGCCGGACGCCCCCGGCCCGGTGAGACTGGGCATGAGTGGCCGCTACCACGGCTCGACCACCGCGGGGCAGTGGCTCGACCGGATCGTGGCGCACGGCCTGGGCGCCCGCAGCCGGGTCGAGCTCACGCTGACGGACGCGGGACTGGACGTCGTGCGCCCCGGTGCGACCGACTTCTTCATCCCGCGCGAGGCCCTGCGGGAGGCCGTGCTCGGCAAGGGCATCGCCGGCAAGGTCCTGACCGAGGGCGGGCTCCTCGTGGTGACCTGGGCCCACGGCGAGCGTCTGATCGACTCAGGGTTCCGCTCCGACCACGCGGCCGAGCACACCGACTGGGTCGACGCCATTAACTCCATGATCAACAAGACGGAAACGGAAGGCGCACGATGA
- a CDS encoding dihydroorotase: MSKILIRGAKVLGGEPQDVLIDGSVIEAVGTGISDEGAEGAEVVDAAGKVLLPGLVDLHTHLREPGREDSETVLTGTRAAASGGYTAVFAMANTFPVADTAGVVEQVYRLGQQHGYCDVQPIGAVTVGLEGRKLAELGAMHESAAGVTVFSDDGKCVDDAVIMRRALEYVKAFGGVVAQHAQEPRLTEGAQMNEGVVSAELGLGGWPSVAEESIIARDVLLAEHVGSRVHICHLSTAGSVEIVRWAKSRGIDVTAEVTPHHLLLTDELVRSYNPVYKVNPPLRTQQDVLALREALADGTIDIVATDHAPHPHEDKDCEWAAAAMGMVGLETALSVVQETMVDTGLLDWAGVAERMSFKPAEIGRAKGHGRPVSAGEPANLMLVDTEYRGSVDPAGFASRSRNTPYEGRELPGRVTHTWLRGKATLVDGKLT, encoded by the coding sequence ATGAGCAAGATCCTGATCCGTGGTGCGAAGGTCCTGGGCGGCGAGCCGCAGGACGTGCTGATCGACGGCTCGGTCATCGAGGCGGTCGGTACGGGGATCTCGGACGAAGGCGCCGAGGGTGCCGAGGTCGTCGACGCGGCCGGAAAGGTGCTCCTGCCGGGCCTCGTCGACCTGCACACCCATCTGCGCGAACCGGGCCGCGAGGACTCCGAGACCGTGCTGACGGGCACACGCGCGGCCGCCTCCGGCGGCTACACCGCCGTGTTCGCCATGGCCAACACCTTCCCGGTCGCCGACACCGCCGGTGTGGTCGAGCAGGTCTACCGGCTCGGCCAGCAGCACGGCTACTGCGACGTGCAGCCCATCGGTGCGGTCACCGTCGGCCTGGAGGGCCGCAAGCTCGCCGAGCTCGGTGCCATGCACGAGTCGGCCGCCGGTGTGACCGTCTTCTCCGACGACGGCAAGTGCGTCGACGACGCCGTGATCATGCGGCGCGCACTGGAGTACGTGAAGGCCTTCGGCGGGGTCGTCGCCCAGCACGCCCAGGAGCCGCGGCTGACCGAGGGCGCCCAGATGAACGAGGGCGTCGTCTCCGCCGAGCTGGGGCTCGGGGGCTGGCCCTCGGTGGCCGAGGAATCGATCATCGCCAGGGATGTCCTGCTCGCCGAGCACGTCGGCTCCCGCGTCCACATCTGCCACCTCTCGACCGCCGGGTCCGTCGAGATCGTCCGCTGGGCCAAGTCCCGCGGCATCGACGTCACCGCCGAGGTCACCCCGCACCACCTGCTCCTCACCGACGAGCTGGTCCGGTCGTACAACCCCGTCTACAAGGTGAACCCGCCGCTGCGCACCCAGCAGGACGTGCTCGCCCTGCGCGAGGCCCTGGCCGACGGCACCATCGACATCGTCGCCACCGACCACGCCCCGCACCCGCACGAGGACAAGGACTGCGAGTGGGCCGCGGCCGCCATGGGCATGGTCGGCCTGGAGACCGCGTTGTCGGTGGTGCAGGAGACCATGGTGGACACCGGGCTCCTCGACTGGGCCGGGGTCGCCGAGCGCATGTCCTTCAAGCCCGCCGAGATCGGTCGGGCGAAGGGGCACGGGCGTCCCGTCTCGGCTGGTGAGCCCGCCAACCTCATGCTCGTCGACACGGAATACCGTGGGTCCGTGGACCCCGCGGGCTTCGCCTCGCGCAGCCGCAACACTCCGTACGAGGGGCGTGAGCTGCCGGGCCGTGTCACGCACACGTGGCTCCGGGGCAAGGCCACGCTCGTCGACGGGAAGCTCACGTGA